From one Bacteroidales bacterium genomic stretch:
- a CDS encoding response regulator, translating into MGKEIVILIVEDESLNTELFEVLLKRKNLSYLLAEDGLEALDMFEKHPEIDLVLLDIKIPNLNGEDVLVKMKKLRPDIPIVVQTAYVFEEDKKRFFDIGGDDYISKPINKELLYDILSRWLNIDIK; encoded by the coding sequence ATGGGAAAAGAGATTGTTATTTTAATAGTAGAGGATGAGTCGCTTAATACAGAGCTTTTTGAAGTGCTTTTAAAGCGTAAGAACTTATCTTATTTGTTAGCTGAAGATGGGCTGGAAGCATTGGATATGTTTGAAAAACATCCCGAAATAGACTTAGTTCTATTGGATATAAAAATACCTAATTTGAATGGCGAAGATGTACTTGTAAAAATGAAAAAACTTCGACCTGATATTCCTATTGTTGTTCAAACAGCCTATGTTTTTGAAGAAGACAAAAAACGTTTTTTTGATATTGGAGGCGATGATTATATTTCTAAACCTATAAATAAAGAGCTTCTTTATGATATTTTAAGTCGTTGGCTGAATATTGATATAAAGTAG